In Zea mays cultivar B73 chromosome 7, Zm-B73-REFERENCE-NAM-5.0, whole genome shotgun sequence, the following proteins share a genomic window:
- the LOC103633022 gene encoding uncharacterized protein: MALSSRQLAAALVAVLVALAFLTACASAARPAPAASGGGGGEEEEATATTTPAYLRQVYPAVVETVEMLLARLPAGPSPKGPGH, translated from the coding sequence atgGCTTTGTCGTCGAGGCAGCTCGCGGCGGCCCTCGTCGCCGTGCTGGTGGCGCTCGCCTTCCTTACTGCGTGCGCGAGCGCCGCAAGGCCGGCGCCTGcagcgagcggcggcggcggcggggaggaggaggaggccacGGCCACGACGACGCCCGCGTACCTGCGGCAGGTGTACCCGGCGGTGGTGGAGACGGTGGAGATGCTCTTGGCCAGGCTGCCGGCCGGGCCCAGCCCGAAGGGCCCCGGTCACTAG